In Triplophysa rosa linkage group LG2, Trosa_1v2, whole genome shotgun sequence, the genomic window acatgataaataaaatgtacattgacATATGTTATGAATggggatttttattttattaaaaactgCCAAAAGTTTTCTCTGATGGCTAAGTTTAGGGGTCAGGTTATGGGATAGACTATACAGTTTGCATAGTATAAAAGTCATTACATCTATGGAGAGTCCTCATGAACCATATatgcaagtgtgtgtgcgtgtgtggatattaaaaaacaaacctaATCAGaaaatactaaaatactaaACAACGTCTAATGAACAGGTACAGATATTACTGAATGTTACAGTTCCTACCTAGGAGGAGGGGGTTTAGGTTTCAGCACACTAAAGGCTAAACCATGGGCCTGACCTAGGTGGTGATAGGGGTCTTGCCCAAGAATAACCACTTTtacctgtaaacacacacatattgaaACAAGTTGTATTGTAGTAATGGATCTCTTTACATCTTCCTTTTTACTGTATTAAGGAACTTACATCTTCAATTGCACACAAAGTTGTCCACATAAACACCTGCTCAGGGCTGGGATAGACCGTAAAGCATTTCCTCTCCATTGTAACAAATGACATGagctgaaaaacaaaacaggaacagGTTTAGCATCATTAGCATCTTAACTTCAGTTCTTCTTTTTCATAATGCCTCATCATACCGAGCATCATTTACCTTTGTGAAGTAAGGTTTAGTAAATTCTGTCCCAATTTCTCTCCGCCAGCATTCACCGACAAGTACAGGAACATTTCGGATAGCCAGTCTTTCCAGAGCGGTGCGCCTATTCTGCTCTATCCGTTGTAGTTGCTCCACGCTGAGCTGCATGTTCTCCTCACTAACATGATCTTTGCATgacattgtattatttaaaaggAAGAAATAATTGGAAAAGCATGCAGTAGAGTTATTAGAATGCTCTTCACAATGGGACTATACTATAGGTTTGGCACATTAGGAGGACCCAGGAAATGTGAGAAGATTAAATATATTGACATTTTGTCAGGGTTTTTTCACATATTGTAACCTgaaacaatcaaataaataaataaaaacttattCAAAACTTTAACCTACCTTttgacatgtttaaaagtaGGACAAGTTGAAATGTACTGTGCACTGGTCACAACTACTGCTGCATCACCGTTATGCTGTCGTGCCATGCAAATGAAGCTTTGCTTCACCATTCATTGCAAAACTGAAACTGAAACTTCAACTGTGCCTTCTAAACCATTACAGTAACTCGAATGATGTCTGTATCACCATGTTGAATTACATATAACAAAACATTCAATCTTTGTCTGAATGGCTCAAAAAGTTTAAAAGcagtttacacattaacatCGTCATTTTCAaaaagacaacaacaaaaaacacattcacagaAACAAGCTATATTCACCCAGTCCCTATACCAGTATGTCTGTGGCTTACACAAATctattttcattcttttattcTTCAATTCAAAGGTTTAATTTGTGAGAAgcaacatattttaaacaataaacagaatTTTAGTAAAGATATAACATCATGTTACTCTGGGTTTTTCTCTTTATATAATTGACTTACTGTTTAGGCATGGTATGATGTCTTGAGAATTGCACCCTGGAGTATTGTGTCACTGCATAAAGCCAAGCCCGCTCCTCCAGTTTACTAGCCCTGAGGTTGTTTTCATGTAATCAGAGTTGCACGCTGGTCTAACCTGTTCTATAACCCATGCATTGTTGTGGACAGCGATACCAAAATAGCAAAGTAACATGAGTGGATTGAGGAGATCGCAAGTGAGTTACAAGCGGTGGAAAGATACAGATATAAGGTAATATTTCTAgacatgttttgtgtgtttattggtAAGCAATGTTGTAACATTTTATATCTGGGCTGCGTGATAATTGAGAACTTTTAGTCAGCatgatattttaacattttagctTTGCCTAAAATGTCCAAAACAGGTCAGCTAAGCTTATAACCCACAAGGCCTATGTAGTCTTAAATACTGACTACATATAATTAATCATTATAGTTTTAAAAAGTCAATAAAATGCTTTGGCTTCTATTTCCCCATTTTGTGTAACACTGTCACAGCATTTCAGAGGCAGTTTTGTAACCATTCGATTTTTAACTGTACAAAATCAGCTACttggcacctattgtattattgctcctgtatgacatatcgctttattgctccctgaactctctgtaagtcgcttaggataaaagtgtctgctaaatgactaaatgtaaatgtacttctAAATTCAGTCTGTTATGAGAATAGTTGGCTAAACTATAAGGTATAAAGGCTAAAGCATAAAATTTACTCAATGTtttggtgtgttgtgtgtttagtTTTGTGACATTTCAGACAGATGACAAAAGCATCCTTACCATTCAGGATGAGAAGCCAGGTGAAAATGAGTCCATTGATCAAGAAGTTTGCAATAATCTGGAGCAATTTGACTTGGGGGACAAAAACATCAGAATCTCAGAAATCTCAGGTTAGCTAcagttttatagtttttgagAGTTCTGTTTGTTCcggaattattattattatttttgaaagGGCTTAAAATCCCGTGATAAGCACTATGATTTTGCCAGCAGCAAGTGTGGTTAAATGTTTTCCAAAGTAGCAACTcaaaaaactcaaaaaaattaataaagcaCATACACTGTGTCTAACTTGTGTTTGTAGCTCTAGTGCTAAAGTTGTTCAGGCATTTTGACAATTGACTGTTCATTTACACAACATTGTTTTTGTCTGCCCACCTGCACACTTTTCTTGCAgtgcattttaatattttgcaaCAAAAAGATGAAGTATTATATTTTTCCATTGTTTGAATTCGATCAAGGCAAGTACTTTTGCAATGATTGCGAGATAGTTCTTGCCAGAAGTATACAGGTGcaacaaaatatgaaaacaacCTAGGAAAGATAACATAAAAAGTCTTTGGGCACTGTtactgtttaataaaattatgtatCAGCCTAAAAATTATATATGTCAAAGTTCCAAGTCACATCAAGTTGTATCAAGTTTGACCTTTTATCTTGAAATCTGACCATTTTATGGATGTTTTAGCTGCTCTACCATTAAAATCCACTAGGGGCCACCTGGGTTTACCAATGCTTGGTTTGATCTAACAGTTGACACCACAATAAAAAcgtagttttttttacttttctaataaacagaaaaaatggGGGGGAAACAAATGGACAGGGACATGTgaacaaaatgcaaataaaaaacatgaaatacgTATGAAACtatatatgaaaatattttgatgcACAGTCATTTATGAATCAGTTGTTTTTATGAATGAATTACTCTtcctacataaattattttatgaaacactGATGAAATATGTATTCCAGAGACTTAGAGCTTTCCAACGatagtttgtcatgataagaTACGAATACACATACCAAATAGTGAAGTAAATGTAATTGTTCCGCTGGTGGAAAAGCATCAATTAGCAGGACTTACATTTTTTGAAGGGCACTCTCGTCGTTTATAAATAGATTACTCCtcctacataatttattttataaaacagtgatgGAATATGTATTCTAGAGTCCTGGACCTTTCCaacgatatatagtttgtcttgattatattataatccatgtgcaaaacaaacagtaaactcaGATGTTCCGTATATGGAACAGCGCCAGGTTTAAATTGCAAGCACTTCCGCTCTGTATTACATGCGCCGCTTTGGAGGCCGATCATCGTAtgaagtaccgcgagagcgattcaaaagCAGTCGGAGCAGCAGTCTCGCGGAACTTTGATGTCATAATCCGATCGTTGTACGCAGCTCTTAATAAAGTCCGAACACACATCAGTTTGGTCAGTCCATTTTCGGTGCTCATACATCAATCAATCCAGCTCACTAAAAGCACCGCCAAAATGTCTACGGTACAGTTTAAAGAGCACAACAACATCTCTGCCAGCGGATTTCACTATCGCAACCTCATGTATGGTCGTACTCGCCTCAAACCGTTTTGTAAATAAAGATGTGAAATGCTACCAAAACGCAACCGCCAAAGTGGCTGGAGGAGTCATCCTACTGTTAGCATTTGTGTTCAAACGTCTGTATCTGCTGAATTTCGTCCTCGCTTTGGAGAACCGTTGCGTGTAAGAGAAGAGACTTCAAAGAGCTACAAAACTACTGATTTCATGGGTAGGCATACTTCTTGTGTCACTGTTTTGTCTATACAGCCTGACACAATAATTTTTAGCTTATtataaactaaattaatatgaattattattacattCAAATGTTATAATCGCCGACAacctaaaataaagttttttcgAACGTAATCTATTGCCTGACCGATTTAATACTTGTGACACAGGAACATCAGGATATCAGATAGTTCCTCAGAAAACAATTTCACATTCTTCAGAAGAGGGACTAGCACATAAGTGCACAAACAGCTCAAACtcattttctttgtttcacGGGTCAGTTTTTTTAGAAAAAGGAATGTATTTTAAGCTTTATAAATTGTATACAGTCTCTCTTCATTGTTCGCACTCTTTTTCCTCTTTCAGAAACCTTCAGTGTTGAAGATGCAGTTGAGGCTATTGGTTTTGGAAAATTCCAATGGAAGCTGTCCCTAATTACTGGAGTTGCGTGGGTAAGAACATCTTAAattccatttatttttcaattcatTCCAAATTACTGAAAATACTATTGACAATTCATTAAAACTCTGACATGTATGTTATTTCTGTGTTCAGATGGCCGATGCCATGGAAATGATGCTCCTTAGTATTGTAGCTCCTCAGTTGCGCTGTGAATGGATGCTTCCTAGCTGGAAAGTGGCATTTATAACAGCGGTCAGTATTCATTCCTGTACACTGATAATTTAACTAATCCTTTAGGAAAAGTAAATAGGTAATGCAAGatatcccttacagaaaagacacatgaatttca contains:
- the ungb gene encoding uracil-DNA glycosylase isoform X5, translating into MSCKDHVSEENMQLSVEQLQRIEQNRRTALERLAIRNVPVLVGECWRREIGTEFTKPYFTKLMSFVTMERKCFTVYPSPEQVFMWTTLCAIEDVKVVILGQDPYHHLGQAHGLAFSVLKPKPPPPSLENIFMELTEDIVGFLRPGHGDLTEWAKQGVLLLNSVLTVRSHQPTSHEGQGWELFTDAVIQWLSSNLDSLVFLLWGSYAQRKGRVIDREM
- the ungb gene encoding uracil-DNA glycosylase isoform X4, with protein sequence MSCKDHVSEENMQLSVEQLQRIEQNRRTALERLAIRNVPVLVGECWRREIGTEFTKPYFTKLMSFVTMERKCFTVYPSPEQVFMWTTLCAIEDVKVVILGQDPYHHLGQAHGLAFSVLKPKPPPPSLENIFMELTEDIVGFLRPGHGDLTEWAKQGVLLLNSVLTVRSHQPTSHEGQGWELFTDAVIQWLSSNLDSLVFLLWGSYAQRKGRVIDRVMQP